From Nicotiana tabacum cultivar K326 chromosome 15, ASM71507v2, whole genome shotgun sequence, the proteins below share one genomic window:
- the LOC107795612 gene encoding beta-amylase 8: protein MNNLNPHHSIPNSQHPDPQFPNPNEDPNPNPPPQPQPRRPRGFAATNTAAGATNKSRKEREKEKERTKLRERHRRAITSRMLAGLRQYGNFPLPVRADMNDVLAALARQAGWTVEPDGTTYRQSPPPPPNNNAASCLGPYEVMSVESPVSGSSLRNCSTRASMDCQPSVPRINESLSPASFDSIVVTESDTKADKFTSNSTMNSTECLEAGQLMQELHSGEHGIGLSGTQYVPVFVMLSSGLINNFCQLMDPDSVKQELQQLKSLKIDGVVVNCWWGIVESWVPQKYEWSGYRELFNIIQHFKLKLQVVMAFHENGGSDTSGMFISLPQWVLEIGKDNQDIFFTDRQGRRNTECLSWGIDKERVLRGRTAIEVYFDMMRSFRTEFDDLFADGLISAVEIGLGASGELKYPSFSERMGWRYPGIGEFQCYDKYSLQNLRKAATSRGHSFWAKGPDNAGYYNSKPHETGFFCERGDYDSYYGRFFLHWYRQVLIDHADNVLSLATLAFEGVQIVVKIPAIYWWYRTSSHAAEVTAGYYNPTNQDGYSPVFEVLKKHSVTVKFICSGFQVPETDDPLADPDGLSWQILNSAWDKALPVAGQNAFPCYDREGLMKLVETAKPRNDPDHHLFTFLAFQQPLPLVQSAICISELDYFIKSMHGEIINNVES, encoded by the exons ATGAACAATCTCAATCCCCACCACTCCATTCCTAATTCCCAACATCCGGATCCCCAATTCCCCAACCCGAATGAAGATCCAAACCCGAATCCCCCTCCTCAACCCCAACCTCGCCGTCCTCGGGGCTTCGCCGCCACAAACACCGCCGCCGGAGCTACAAACAAGAgcagaaaagagagagaaaaggagaAAGAGCGAACGAAGCTACGCGAACGTCACCGTCGAGCAATTACGAGCCGAATGCTCGCCGGACTCCGTCAGTACGGGAATTTCCCACTTCCGGTTCGTGCTGATATGAATGATGTACTCGCTGCACTTGCTCGTCAAGCCGGTTGGACCGTTGAACCTGATGGTACCACTTATAGAcaatctcctcctcctcctcctaatAATAATGCTGCTTCCTGTTTG GGGCCTTATGAGGTGATGTCTGTTGAGAGTCCGGTTTCTGGTAGTTCTTTGAGAAATTGTTCAACCAGAGCATCCATGGACTGTCAGCCATCAGTGCCAAGGATCAATGAGAGTTTATCGCCAGCATCTTTTGATTCTATTGTAGTCACAGAAAGTGACACGAAGGCTGATAAATTTACAAGTAACAGTACAATGAATTCTACAGAATGCTTAGAGGCAGGCCAG CTCATGCAAGAACTTCACTCTGGGGAGCATGGAATTGGTTTATCAGGAACTCAATACGTCCCTGTTTTTGTTATGCTCTCT AGTGGTCTAATCAACAATTTCTGCCAGTTGATGGATCCTGATAGTGTTAAACAGGAGCTGCAGCAGCTTAAGTCTTTAAAAATCGATGGAGTTGTGGTAAATTGCTGGTGGGGCATCGTTGAAAGCTGGGTACCTCAGAAATACGAGTGGTCTGGCTACAGGGAATTGTTCAACATAATCCAACATTTCAAATTGAAATTGCAG GTTGTTATGGCATTTCATGAAAATGGAGGAAGTGATACCAGTGGCATGTTCATATCCCTTCCTCAGTGGGTTCTGGAGATAGGAAAAGACAATCAGGATATATTCTTTACTGATCGTCAAGGCAGAAGGAACACTGAATGCCTATCCTGGGGCATTGACAAAGAACGAGTATTAAGAGGTAGAACTGCCATCGAG GTTTACTTTGACATGATGAGAAGCTTCCGAACTGAATTTGATGACTTGTTCGCTGATGGTCTAATTTCTGCCGTTGAAATTGGACTTGGAGCGTCTGGGGAGCTAAAGTACCCTTCTTTTTCTGAAAGGATGGGGTGGAGGTATCCTGGTATTGGTGAGTTTCAG TGCTACGATAAATATTCTCTGCAGAATCTGCGAAAAGCTGCAACATCAAGGGGACACTCTTTCTGGGCGAAGGGACCTGATAACGCTGGTTATTACAATTCCAAGCCACATGAAACTGGATTCTTCTGTGAACGAGGTGATTATGATAGCTACTATGGGCGATTTTTCCTCCATTGGTATAGGCAGGTCTTAATAGATCATGCTGATAATGTTCTCTCCCTGGCAACTCTTGCTTTTGAGGGAGTGCAGATTGTTGTGAAG ATTCCAGCAATTTATTGGTGGTACAGAACGAGCAGCCATGCGGCAGAGGTCACAGCTGGATATTACAACCCCACGAACCAGGACGGCTATTCTCCAGTGTTTGAAGTTCTCAAAAAGCACTCCGTGACAGTAAAGTTTATCTGCTCAGGATTTCAGGTTCCAGAAACTGATGATCCGTTGGCAGATCCAGATGGTTTGAGTTGGCAG ATACTGAATTCAGCATGGGATAAGGCGCTTCCTGTTGCTGGTCAGAACGCATTTCCATGCTATGATAGAGAAGGATTAATGAAGCTGGTTGAGACTGCAAAGCCTAGAAATGATCCTGATCATCACCTTTTCACCTTTTTGGCATTTCAACAACCATTGCCTTTGGTTCAGAGTGCAATATGCATCTCAGAACTGGACTACTTTATCAAATCCATGCATG GAGAAATCATCAACAATGTGGAATCTTAA
- the LOC107795614 gene encoding methanol O-anthraniloyltransferase-like, whose product MAFSITHHKPKLVVPAKVTPRETKHLSDIDDQGSTHFQMPTIMFYKYNSSMEGKDPAKLIKNGLSKTLVFYYPLAGRIFEGPNKKLLVNCNGEGILFVEADANIELDKLGNSIKPPCTYLDLVIHNVPGSDGIIGCPLLLIQVTRFSCGGFAVGIRLNHTMMDAYGLKKFLNALSELIQGASTPTILPVWERELLNARSLPCITCTHPEYDEQIESKNAWKFLEDKLVQKSFFFGNKEMEAIKNQVFPNHSESTKFELLVAFLWKYRTIALGLRPEEIVRLTYIVNVRGKSLKFELPRGYYGNAFVAPAIVSKVGLLCSSSLSYAVELVKKVKDHMNEEYIRSVADLMVIKGRPELSKSWNFIVSDNRSVRFDEVDFGWGKPIFGGVPKAISFISFCVPVKNDKGEKGILIAISLPPLAMEKFQEAVYNMTFKDVEGVNIISKI is encoded by the exons ATGGCATTTTCAATAACACATCACAAGCCAAAATTAGTAGTTCCAGCAAAAGTAACACCTCGTGAGACAAAACATCTATCTGATATAGATGATCAAGGAAGTACTCATTTCCAAATGCCCACAATAATGttttacaaatataattcttcaatggAAGGGAAAGATCCTgcaaaattaatcaaaaatggACTGTCAAAAACCCTAGTATTTTACTATCCATTAGCTGGTAGGATTTTTGAAGGGCCAAATAAGAAGCTTTTGGTAAATTGCAATGGTGAAGGAATCTTGTTTGTTGAAGCTGATGCTAATATAGAGCTTGACAAGTTAGGAAACTCAATTAAACCACCATGTACATACTTGGATTTAGTGATTCACAATGTTCCTGGTTCGGATGGAATCATTGGTTGTCCTCTTTTGTTAATTCAG GTTACCCGTTTTAGCTGTGGCGGATTTGCTGTTGGAATCAGACTTAATCACACTATGATGGATGCCTATGGCTTAAAAAAATTTCTAAATGCATTAAGTGAATTAATTCAAGGAGCTTCTACACCTACAATATTACCTGTATGGGAAAGAGAACTCCTAAATGCAAGATCACTACCATGCATTACATGTACTCACCCTGAGTATGATGAGCAAATTGAATCAAAAAATGCATGGAAATTTTTAGAAGACAAGTTGGTccaaaaatcatttttctttGGAAATAAAGAGATGGAAGCCATTAAAAATCAAGTTTTTCCAAACCATAGTGAAAGCACAAAATTCGAGTTATTAGTGGCATTTTTATGGAAATATCGTACAATTGCTCTGGGCCTGCGCCCTGAAGAGATTGTTCGTTTGACATATATTGTTAATGTACGTGGAAAATCACTAAAATTTGAACTACCACGTGGATATTATGGTAATGCATTCGTCGCTCCAGCCATTGTATCAAAAGTAGGATTGTTATGTTCAAGTTCATTATCATATGCAGTTGAATTGGTTAAGAAAGTTAAAGATCATATGAATGAAGAGTACATTAGATCAGTGGCAGATCTTATGGTGATTAAAGGGAGACCAGAGTTGTCAAAATCTTGGAATTTTATTGTCTCAGATAATAGATCTGTTAGATTTGATGAAGTTGATTTTGGATGGGGAAAGCCTATTTTTGGAGGGGTTCCAAAAGCTATATCTTTCATTAGTTTTTGTGTGCCTGTTAAAAATGACAAGGGAGAAAAAGGTATTCTCATTGCTATAAGTTTGCCTCCACTGGCCATGGAAAAATTTCAAGAGGCTGTCTACAACATGACTTTCAAAGATGTGGAAGGTGTCAACATAATTTCAAAGATTTAA